In Sphingomonas phyllosphaerae, one DNA window encodes the following:
- a CDS encoding UDP-N-acetylmuramoyl-L-alanyl-D-glutamate--2,6-diaminopimelate ligase: MKLSQLVEHGGEQAITGFAIDHRKVAPGTIFGAFEGARVNGEDFIPAAIEAGAVAVVARPGVRVEGALHIRDYNPRETFARLAARFFAPFPETAVAVTGTNGKTSTVEMTRQLWRMAGHHAASIGTLGVATADERVVTGLTTPDVVTFLSNVAGLAREGVTHVAFEASSHGLSQYRTEGLPVRAAAFTNLSRDHLDYHGDMAAYFTAKLRLFAQVLADGGTAVVWVDDPNSERVIDIARERGNRVFTVGEHGDDLRLIARDPTLLGQGLTIRADGVDHRVTLPLIGGYQAANALVAAGLVIATGGDVAQTLAGLARLQPVRGRLERAAITAGGVPVYVDYAHTPDAIEAACAALRPHVEGRLILVFGAGGDRDAGKRVPMGQVAVASADVVIVTDDNPRTEDAATIRRAVLEGARGAREIGDRRAAIAAAVAEARAGDIVLIAGKGHEQGQIVGDLVLPFDDVTVAREVAA; encoded by the coding sequence ATGAAGCTGTCGCAACTGGTCGAGCACGGCGGCGAGCAGGCGATCACGGGATTCGCGATCGATCACCGCAAGGTCGCGCCGGGGACGATCTTCGGCGCGTTCGAAGGTGCGCGGGTGAACGGCGAGGACTTCATCCCGGCCGCGATCGAGGCCGGCGCGGTCGCGGTCGTCGCGCGGCCCGGCGTGCGCGTCGAAGGGGCGCTCCACATCCGCGACTATAATCCGCGCGAGACCTTCGCGCGGCTGGCGGCACGGTTCTTCGCGCCGTTCCCGGAGACGGCGGTGGCGGTCACCGGCACCAACGGCAAGACCTCGACGGTCGAGATGACGCGGCAATTGTGGCGGATGGCGGGGCATCATGCCGCGTCGATCGGTACGCTGGGCGTCGCCACCGCCGACGAGCGCGTCGTGACCGGGCTGACCACGCCCGATGTCGTCACCTTCCTGTCGAACGTCGCCGGGCTGGCGCGCGAAGGCGTGACGCATGTGGCGTTCGAGGCGTCGAGCCACGGGCTCAGCCAGTATCGCACCGAAGGACTGCCGGTGCGTGCGGCGGCGTTCACCAATCTCAGCCGCGACCATCTCGACTATCACGGCGATATGGCGGCCTATTTCACCGCCAAGCTGCGGCTGTTCGCGCAGGTGCTGGCCGATGGCGGCACTGCGGTGGTGTGGGTCGACGATCCGAACTCCGAACGTGTGATCGATATCGCGCGCGAGCGCGGCAACCGCGTCTTCACGGTCGGCGAACATGGCGACGACCTGCGGCTGATCGCGCGCGATCCGACCTTGCTGGGGCAGGGATTGACAATCCGGGCGGACGGCGTTGACCACCGTGTCACGTTGCCGCTGATCGGCGGGTATCAGGCCGCCAACGCGCTGGTCGCCGCGGGGCTGGTGATTGCGACCGGGGGCGATGTCGCGCAGACGCTCGCCGGGCTGGCGCGGTTGCAGCCGGTGCGCGGGCGGCTGGAGCGCGCCGCGATCACCGCGGGCGGGGTGCCGGTCTATGTCGATTATGCGCACACTCCGGACGCGATCGAGGCGGCGTGCGCAGCGCTGCGCCCGCATGTCGAGGGGCGGCTGATCCTCGTGTTCGGCGCGGGCGGCGACCGCGACGCGGGTAAGCGCGTGCCGATGGGGCAGGTCGCGGTGGCGAGCGCCGACGTGGTAATCGTCACCGATGACAATCCGCGCACCGAAGACGCGGCGACGATCCGCCGCGCGGTCCTCGAAGGTGCGCGCGGCGCGCGCGAGATCGGCGACCGCCGCGCCGCGATCGCCGCGGCGGTCGCGGAGGCGCGCGCGGGGGATATCGTGCTGATCGCGGGTAAGGGACATGAGCAGGGACAGATCGTCGGCGACCTCGTGCTGCCGTTCGACGACGTGACGGTCGCGCGCGAGGTGGCGGCATGA
- a CDS encoding penicillin-binding protein 2, with protein MTTLVARPLRAGRSGDQRQQLLATQHLRLMMLMLLFAAAVLIVIGRLAMLGLTEGGERGTAPVLAAPRGDIVDRNGAPLARTIDAWTIGVHPKKLLGDPSQIAQKLADLMPDRGDQAWFYAQITRPVSFTYLNRRASPALVEAVNAIGEPGIVFERETQRLYPQSTLGAHVLGFISGGHGMSGIERALDERLTNPATINQPVTLSIDTRVQAAMESELGRAMTTFSARGGGGIVLDAHTGEVVAMVSLPTFNPNRVGMSGTEQLRNITTQSVFELGSTFKPITMAAAIDNGVVTSMERRFDATHPLQVGRFTIHDERGDPKRWLNMAETLIYSSNVATARVADEVGPERMQKMFRKLGFDTRPDIEIREKGRPLWPTFWARTTTMTTAYGHGIAVTPLHLANAYAALVNGGTWRPATLLKVQPGHEVAGRRVISEATSARMRQMLRLIVLRGTGRKGDAPGYRVGGKTGTAEAAVAGGYDRSRNVATFAAAFPMDAPRYVVVAMLDSPLGTKETFGWKTAAWNVAPVVGRTISRVGAILGVTPDDHHDIDVSDIVPTLWEDPDRAPKSGGQ; from the coding sequence GTGACCACGCTGGTCGCCCGACCCCTTCGTGCCGGCCGCTCGGGCGACCAGCGCCAGCAATTGCTGGCGACGCAACATCTTCGCCTGATGATGCTGATGCTGCTGTTCGCGGCGGCGGTGCTGATCGTGATCGGGCGGCTGGCGATGCTCGGGCTGACCGAGGGTGGCGAGCGCGGCACCGCGCCGGTGCTGGCCGCGCCGCGCGGCGATATCGTCGATCGCAACGGCGCGCCGCTCGCGCGCACGATCGACGCCTGGACGATCGGCGTCCACCCCAAGAAGCTGCTCGGCGATCCGTCGCAGATCGCGCAGAAGCTCGCCGACCTGATGCCCGATCGCGGCGATCAGGCGTGGTTCTATGCGCAGATCACGCGCCCGGTCAGCTTCACCTATCTCAACCGCCGCGCCAGCCCGGCGCTGGTCGAGGCGGTCAATGCGATCGGCGAGCCCGGCATCGTCTTCGAGCGCGAGACGCAGCGGCTGTATCCGCAATCGACGCTCGGCGCGCATGTGCTGGGCTTCATCAGCGGCGGGCACGGGATGAGCGGGATCGAGCGCGCGCTCGACGAACGGCTGACCAATCCCGCGACGATCAACCAGCCGGTGACGCTGTCGATCGACACGCGCGTCCAGGCGGCGATGGAAAGCGAGCTGGGTCGCGCGATGACGACGTTCTCCGCGCGCGGCGGCGGCGGGATCGTGCTCGATGCGCATACCGGCGAGGTGGTGGCGATGGTGTCGCTGCCGACCTTCAACCCGAACCGCGTCGGCATGTCGGGCACCGAGCAGCTTCGCAACATCACCACGCAGAGCGTGTTCGAACTGGGTTCGACCTTCAAGCCGATCACGATGGCGGCGGCGATCGACAATGGTGTCGTCACCTCGATGGAGCGGCGCTTCGACGCGACGCATCCGTTGCAGGTCGGGCGCTTCACGATCCACGACGAGCGCGGCGATCCGAAACGCTGGCTCAACATGGCGGAAACGCTGATCTATTCCTCGAACGTCGCCACCGCGCGCGTCGCCGACGAGGTCGGGCCGGAGCGGATGCAGAAGATGTTCCGCAAGCTCGGCTTCGACACCCGCCCCGATATCGAGATCCGCGAGAAGGGCCGGCCGTTGTGGCCGACCTTCTGGGCGCGCACCACGACGATGACCACCGCGTACGGGCACGGCATCGCGGTGACGCCGCTGCACTTGGCCAACGCCTATGCCGCGCTGGTCAATGGCGGAACGTGGCGTCCGGCGACCTTGCTCAAGGTGCAGCCGGGGCATGAGGTCGCGGGCCGGCGCGTCATCAGCGAGGCGACCAGCGCGCGGATGCGCCAGATGCTGCGGCTGATCGTGCTGCGCGGCACCGGGCGCAAGGGCGATGCGCCGGGCTACCGGGTCGGCGGCAAGACCGGCACCGCCGAGGCGGCGGTCGCGGGCGGCTACGACCGGTCGCGCAACGTCGCGACCTTCGCGGCGGCTTTCCCGATGGACGCGCCGCGCTATGTGGTGGTCGCGATGCTCGACTCGCCGCTCGGTACGAAGGAAACCTTTGGGTGGAAGACCGCCGCGTGGAACGTCGCGCCGGTGGTCGGGCGCACGATCTCGCGCGTCGGCGCGATCCTGGGCGTCACCCCCGACGATCATCACGACATCGACGTGTCGGACATCGTGCCGACCTTGTGGGAGGATCCCGATCGCGCGCCGAAGAGCGGCGGGCAGTGA